GTTAAAGTTATTGGCATTACTGATGAAGGTATTTCAAAATGGGACGAATCACTCTGTGTTCCTCAAGGAGAAGTTGGGGAAATCGTGGTCAAAGGCCCAGTGGTCACGCAAGCCTATTTTAACGACGGCGAAAACACGGGGCTTGCCAAAATCGAGGATATTGACGGTATACGCCACCGTATGGGCGACCTCGGATATTTCGACACACAAGGTCGCCTATGGTTTTGTGGACGCAAGAGTCACCGAGTCATCCTCTCGCAACAAACTCTTTTTACAATTCCCTGTGAAGGAATCTTCAACGCACACCCCGACATCTACCGCACGGCACTTGTTGGTGCTGGCTCAGGCGACAATCGCAAACCTGTGTTATGCATCGAACTCGAAGCAGCGTCGGCAAATGCCGATCAGAGTGAGATCTTGGGCGCACTTAAAAAATTGGCGCAAAAGCATTCACACACTTCCGGCATCGAGACGTTTCTTTTTCATCCTTCATTCCCAGTCGACATTCGACACAATGCGAAAATAGGCCGCGAGAAATTATCGGTCTGGGCCGCGGGGCAACTCGGATGAAAATGCTCGTAACAGGTGGTGGTGGTTTTCTCGGGAAGGCCATTGTGAAAAGGCTCCTTCAAGAGGGCCACAGCGTCTCAAGTCTATGCCGAGGTGATTACCCCGCACTCAGCGAACTTGGCGTCGAAGTCTTTCGCGGAGACCTTGCCGACGAACAAAGTGTGCTGAAAGCAGCAAAGGGATGTGACCGAATCTACCATGTAGCCGCAAAGGCCGGCGTGTGGGGCAGCTACAATGATTTCTATAAGCCCAATGTTGTGGGAACAGAAAATATATTAAAAGCCTGCAACGTTCACCAAATCTCAAAGCTCATCTACACCAGCACCCCAAGCGTGATTCATGCCGGCGGTGATGTTGAAGGCATCAATGAAGCAGAGCCCTACCCCGATCATTTTGAAACCCATTATCCTGCTACCAAAGCGATGGCTGAAAAAATGGTTCTCGAAGCCAACGGTCCAAGCCTACAAACCGTTGCCCTGAGACCTCACCTCATATGGGGCCCAGAAGACAATCATTTGGTGCCAAGAATCGTCGACCGGGCCAAACGCGGCAAGCTAAAGCTTGTTGGCGGAGGCCTGAAGCTCATCGACTCCGTCTACATTGATAACGCTGCAGAGGCTCATATTCTAGCCGGTGACAAACTTTCCCCTGAGGCATCATGTGCAGGCAAGGCTT
This is a stretch of genomic DNA from Deltaproteobacteria bacterium. It encodes these proteins:
- a CDS encoding NAD-dependent epimerase/dehydratase family protein, coding for MKMLVTGGGGFLGKAIVKRLLQEGHSVSSLCRGDYPALSELGVEVFRGDLADEQSVLKAAKGCDRIYHVAAKAGVWGSYNDFYKPNVVGTENILKACNVHQISKLIYTSTPSVIHAGGDVEGINEAEPYPDHFETHYPATKAMAEKMVLEANGPSLQTVALRPHLIWGPEDNHLVPRIVDRAKRGKLKLVGGGLKLIDSVYIDNAAEAHILAGDKLSPEASCAGKAYFITQDAPIPSHELINGILKSAGLGPVQRSVHPKVAYTAGAVLEGVYNLFGVKSEPLMTRFVAKQLATAHWYDISAAKRDLGYHPNVDTQEGLRRLGAWFEQQGHQDVGN